In Deinococcota bacterium, the genomic stretch CCCCGCGACACGCTCGCCTTGGTGGTAGCGAGGCGCCTTCTTTTCCAAAAGGTAAGCTGTGAAGTCGAGCACCTCCTGTTGGAGTTCCTGGGGAAGCCTCTCGAACAGTGCGGTGAGTTCGGACGGGTTCATACCTTCAGTATAGCCTCATTCATAGCACGGCTCGAGGCCTACGTGGCCATTCTTGCGACCCGGACGGGCTGGAGACTTCCTCATGGCTCTTTAGCGCAGGTTAGGGCTAGGGGACAGGTAATCCGCATTGCTGTCGCTGCTGAGCCGTTTGCGCGGCTGGCGAGGTGATACAAGCAAGGGACGGATGCATCGGGAAGTTACCTGTCCCGTTGCATCCGTCGCAGTCAGTTCAGCACGGGCTCATCACCCGCACTTGCTGTAGCCGCAGGTGTAACACTTGAGACAGCCCTCCTCCGGAACGAGTACGCCGCCGCAACCTTCGGGGCAGTTTGCGCCCTTGGCGAGGACGTTCTCGACGCCGGCGGTCTCGAGGGCGATGGCGATCAGGTCGGCCTTGGAGGCGACCATGCGGCCCCCGTAGGAGCCGTACATGCCGCCGTTGATGCCGC encodes the following:
- a CDS encoding DUF2281 domain-containing protein: MNPSELTALFERLPQELQQEVLDFTAYLLEKKAPRYHQGERVAGLHEGQGWMSDDFDTPLPDAFWLGREA